A genomic window from Nerophis lumbriciformis linkage group LG30, RoL_Nlum_v2.1, whole genome shotgun sequence includes:
- the LOC133572740 gene encoding uncharacterized protein isoform X1, translating to MEQEKTQHPHITQEEEEPHPTRIKEEDEELQPPLFKEEDEKHSISHNGDHLEGLEGVPLTGVIMKSEDDEVKSESEEKREVEPISSSSTQHMTTEADGDHCGGSQADKLLAPLSDSDDMTSHSPDTDDKISEADTTCHTDNTHFECSYCCKTFNHGRNFKTHMRIHTGEKPFSCLSCGKSFTQNNSLKIHMRTHTGEKPFICSVCAKSFAHNINFKTHMKTHTGEKPFICSICGKGFVRNRDLKTHMRTHTGEKPFVCSVCSKGFSKNTNLKTHMTTHTVQKPFVCSICGKGFSGNWVLKIHMRTHTGEKPFICSVCAKSFTHNNNLKTHMTTHTGEKPFICSICRKGFGRNSDMKTHMRTHTGEKPFVCSVCSKGFTKNTILKTHMTTHSGEKPFVCSICGKGFAGNWVLKIHMRTHTGEKHFICSICGKGFTQNSDLKVHMTIHTGKKPFSCSICAKGFVRKDPLKVHMRIHTSE from the coding sequence ATGGAGCAGGAAAAAACACAGCACCCCCATATTACTcaggaagaggaggagccacaCCCCACCCgcattaaagaggaagatgaggagTTACAGCCCCCCCTCTTTAAGGAGGAAGACGagaaacacagcatcagtcataaTGGAGAtcatcttgaaggactggagggGGTGCCATTGACTGGTGTCAttatgaagagtgaagatgatgaggtcaaaagtgaaagtgaggagaagagagaggtggAGCCtataagcagcagctcaactcaacacatgacaactgaagctgatggagaccactgtggaggatcacaagcagacaagctcttagctccactatcagatagtgatgacatgacgtcacactctcctgacactgatgataaaATCTCTGAAGCTGAtacaacatgtcacactgacaacacacactttgaATGTTCTTACTGTTGCAAAACTTTTAATCACGGTCGTAATttcaaaacacacatgagaatacacactggtgagaaacctttttcctgtttaagctgtggtaaaagctttacacaaaataatagtttgaaaatacacatgagaacgcacactggagaaaaaccttttatctgttcagtcTGTGCTAAAAGTTTTGCACACaatataaattttaaaacacacatgaaaactcacactggtgaaaaaccttttatctgttcaatctgtggtaaaggtttcgtTCGAAATAGGgatttgaaaacacacatgagaacacacaccggcGAAAAACCTTTCGTCTGTTCAGTCTGTAGTAAAGGCTTTTCAAAAAATACGAATCTGAAAACACACATGACAACCCACACTGTTCAAAAACCTTTtgtctgttcaatctgtggtaaaggtttttcaGGAAATTGGgttttgaaaatacacatgagaacacacactggagaaaaaccttttatctgttcagtcTGTGCTAAAAGTTTTACACACAATAATaatttgaaaacacacatgacaacacacactggtgaaaaaccttttatctgttcaatctgtcgTAAAGGTTTCGGTCGGAATAGTGAtatgaaaacacacatgagaacacacactggcgaaaaaccttttgtctgctcagtctgtagtaaaggttttacaaaaaataccattttgaaaacacacatgacaacacactctggtgaaaaaccttttgtctgttcaatctgtggtaaaggttttgcagGAAATTGGgttttgaaaatacacatgagaacacacactggagaaaaacattttatttgttcaatctgtggtaaaggtttcacACAAAATAGTgacttgaaagtacacatgacaatacacacaggtaaaaaaccgttttcatgttcaatctgtgcTAAAGGTTTTGTACGAAAAGATccgttgaaagtacacatgagaatacacaccagTGAATAG
- the LOC133572748 gene encoding uncharacterized protein encodes MEQEKPQPPNITQEEEEPHPTRIKGEDGELQRTLFKEEEEEHSISHNGDHLVPKMPLTGVIVKSEDDEVKSESEEKREAEPPSSSSTQHMTTEADGDHCGGSQADKLLAPLSDSDDMTSHSPDTDDDESEADTTCHTDNTHFECSYCGKTFSYRRNMKTHMKTHTGKKTFSCSSCGKGFGRNWVLKKHMRIHTGEKPFICSMCGKCFTQSSDLKVHMRTHTGEKPFVCSICSKGFTEHTQLKRHTTTHTGEKPFICSICGKGFTQNNDMKAHMRTHTGEKPFVCSICSKGYTKSTPLNRHMRTHTGEKPFVCSICGKGFPGNWVLKIHMRTHTGEKHFICSICGKGFTQNSDLKVHMTIHTGKKPFSCSICAKGFLRKDRLKIHMKIHTSE; translated from the coding sequence ATGGAGCAGGAAAAACCACAGCCCCCCAATATTACTcaggaagaggaggagccacaCCCCACTCGCATTAAAGGGGAAGATGGGGAGCTACAGCGCACCctctttaaagaggaagaggaggaacacagcatcagtcataaTGGAGATCATCTTGTCCCCAAGATGCCATTGACTGGTGtcattgtgaagagtgaagatgatgaggtcaaaagtgaaagtgaggagaagagagaggcggagcctccaagcagcagctcaactcaacacatgacaacagaagctgatggagaccactgtggaggatcacaagcagacaagctcttagctccactatcagatagtgatgacatgacgtcacactctcctgacactgatgatgacgaGTCTGAAGCTGAtacgacatgtcacactgacaacacacactttgaATGTTCTTACTGTGGCAAAACCTTTAGTTACCGTCGTAATATGaaaacacacatgaaaacacacactggtaaaaaaacCTTTTCCTGTTCAagctgtggtaaaggttttggacGAAATTGGGTTTTGAaaaaacacatgagaatacacactggtgaaaaaccttttatctgttcaatgtGTGGTAAATGTTTCACACAAAGTAgtgatttgaaagtacacatgagaacacacactggcgaaaaaccttttgtctgttcaatctgtagtaaaggttttacaGAACATACACAGTTGAAAAGACACACgacaacacacactggtgaaaaaccttttatctgttcaatctgcggtaaaggtttCACCCAAAATAATGATatgaaagcacacatgagaacacacactggggaaaaaccttttgtctgttcaatctgtagtaaaggttaTACAAAAAGTACACCGTTGaacagacacatgagaacacacactggtgaaaaaccttttgtttgttcaatctgtggtaaaggttttccAGGAAATTGGgttttgaaaatacacatgagaacacacactggagaaaaacattttatctgttcaatctgtggtaaaggtttcacACAAAATAGTgacttgaaagtacacatgacaatacacacaggtaaaaaacctttttcatgttcaatctgtgcTAAAGGTTTTTTACGAAAAGATCGGTTGAAAATACACATGAAAATACACACCAGTgagtag
- the LOC133572746 gene encoding uncharacterized protein: protein MEQEKPQPPNITQEEEEPHPTHIKEEDEELQPPLFKAEEEEHSISHNEDHLEGLEEVDVPKMPLTVVIVKSEDDEVKSESEEKREAEPPSSSSTLHMTTEADGDHCGGSQADKLLAPLSDSDDTTSHSPDTDDKISEAGSTCHTDNTHFECSHCGKTFNHRRNLKTHMRIHTGEKPFSCLSCGKSFTQNNHLKIHMRTHTGEKPFICSICGKSFTHNINLKTHMTTHTGEKPFICSICGKGFVRNIVLKTHMRIHTGEKPFICKICAKGFTQNIDLKAHIRTHTGEKPFVCSVCSKGFTKNTQLKTHMTTHTGEKPFVCSICGKGFAGNWVLKIHMRTHTGEKHFICSVCGKGFTQNSDLKVHMTIHTGKKPFSCSICAKGFVRKGPLKIHMKIHTSE from the coding sequence ATGGAGCAGGAAAAACCCCAGCCCCCCAATATTACTcaggaagaggaggagccacatcccacccacattaaagaggaagatgaggagCTACAGCCCCCCCTCTTTAAAGCGgaggaggaggaacacagcatcagtcataaTGAAGAtcatcttgaaggactggaggaggttgatgtccCCAAGATGCCATTGACTGTTGtcattgtgaagagtgaagatgatgaggtcaaaagtgaaagtgaggagaagagagaggcggagcctccaagcagcagctcaactctacacatgacaacagaagctgatggagaccactgtggaggatcacaagcagacaagctcttagctccactatcagatagtgatgacacaacgtcacactctcctgacactgatgataaaATCTCTGAAGCGGGttcgacatgtcacactgacaacacacactttgaATGTTCTCACTGTGGCAAAACCTTTAATCACCGTCGTaatttgaaaacacacatgagaatacacactggtgagaaacctttttcctgtttaagctgtggtaaaagctttacacaaaataatcatttgaaaatacacatgagaacacacacgggagaaaaaccttttatctgttcaatctgtggtaaaagcTTTACACACAATattaatttgaaaacacacatgacaacacacactggtgaaaaaccttttatctgttcaatctgtggtaaaggtttcgtTCGAAATATTGttttgaaaacacacatgagaatacacactggagaaaaaccttttatctgcaaAATTTGtgctaaaggttttacacaaaataTTGATTTGAAAGCACACATCAGAACGCACACTGGCGAAAAACCTTTTGTCTGTTCagtctgtagtaaaggttttacaaaaaacacacaattgaaaacacacatgacaacacacactggtgaaaaaccttttgtctgttcaatctgtggtaaaggttttgcagGAAATTGGgttttgaaaatacacatgagaacacacactggagaaaaacattttatctgctcagtctgtggtaaaggtttcacACAAAATAGTgacttgaaagtacacatgacaatacacacaggtaaaaaacctttttcatgttcaatctgtgcTAAAGGTTTTGTACGGAAAGGTCCGTTAAAAATACACATGAAAATACATACCAGTGAATAG